The genomic DNA TTGACCAGGCGCCCGGCTTCTTCGTCGCGCACCAGCTTCAGCGCGTCCTTCACCTTGAGCTTGCGACTTTTCTTTTTGCCTTTGCCCATGTTGCTGAACAGGTTCTGCAACTGGCTGGTCATTTCTTCCATGCCAGGCGGTGCAGAAATGTCGACGCTTGCGGCTTCGGCGACTTCGATCTCGATTTCCTTGTCGTCCAGCTGGCCTTCACGCAGGCGCTTGCGGAACAGCTGGCGAGTGTTGGAATCCGAGGCCGGCGCGGCGTCTTCGTTAAACCCCATGCGTGCCGGTGGCAGCAGGGCGTCAAGGATGCGCTCTTCGGCGGCGTCTTCGGCGCGGTGGCTGACTTTGGTCACTTCCTGTTCGCGCAGCATTTTCAGGGCGGCGTCGGCCAGGTCACGGATGATCGATTCGACGTCGCGGCCCACGTAGCCCACTTCGGTGAACTTGGTGGCTTCGACCTTGATGAACGGCGCGTTGGCCAGCTTGGCCAGACGACGGGCGATTTCGGTTTTACCGACGCCGGTCGGGCCGATCATCAGGATGTTCTTGGGCGTCACTTCAACGCGCAGTTCTTCGGGCAGTTGCATCCGGCGCCAGCGGTTACGCAACGCAATGGCTACGGCGCGCTTGGCATCGTCCTGGCCGATGATATGGCGGTTAAGTTCATGGACGATTTCGCGGGGAGTCATGGACATAGTGTTTGGCGGCCTCAAGCGGAATAAGCCTACGGCTTACTCGGCGAGGTCCTGCTCCTCAATGGTCAGGTTGTGGTTGGTGAACACGCAGATATCGCCGGCAATACCCAGGGCGGTTTCGACGATTTCACGGGCCGACAGGTCGGTTTTCTTCAGCAGTGCGCTGGCGGCTGCCTGTGCGTAGCCACCGCCGGATCCCATGGCGATCAAACCGTGTTCCGGCTCAACCACATCGCCGTTGCCGGTGATGATCAGGGACGCGTCTTTGTTGGCCACAGCCAGCATGGCTTCCAGGCGGCTGAGGGAGCGGTCGGTGCGCCATTCTTTGGCGAGTTCGACGGCGGCGCGCACGAGGTGGCCCTGGTGTTTTTCCAGCTGGCCTTCGAAACGCTCGAACAGGGTGAAGGCGTCGGCGGTAGCGCCGGCGAAGCCTGCAAGCACTTGGCCGTGGTACAGGCGACGCACTTTCTTGGCGTTGCCTTTCATCACGGTGTTGCCAAGGGAAACCTGGCCGTCGCCGCCCATGACGACTTTGCCGTGGCGACGTACTGAAACGATGGTGGTCAAGGGGAGAGTCTCCACGCAGCGGGGCGAAAATGCCCTGATGGAAACTCATATGGGGGTGGCGGGGGGGATTTCAACCGTAGGACGGGTGTGCGGACGAGTGGTGTTCACCTGTCTGACACATTTTTGAGAACACCTCAAAACCAAATGTGGGAGCTGGCTTGCTGTGGCGAGGGAGCTTGCTCCCGTTCGACAGCGCAGCTGGAGCCGGCTTTTTGGGGGCGCTTCGCACCCCAGCGCAAGCAAGCTTGCTCGCCACAGCAAGCCAGCTCCCACAGTTGATCTGTGTTGACTGTAAGTCAGCGGCTCTGGCGTTGTTGTAACAACAGGTTGCTAAACCCTGCACCGGCCAATTGCTTCTGCGCCACAGTCAGTTGTTCGCGGTTGCTGAATGGCCCCACCAGCACGCGATACCAGGTGGCATCCTTCACCGTGCCGGACTCAACCGTCACGGCCTGGCCCAGCAGAATGATCTGCGCTCGCACACGGTCCGCATCCGCCTGTTTCGGGAACGAGCCCGCCTGCAGGAAGAACTTGGTCACCGGCGCAGCCTTGGTGGTGGCCACCGGCGGCGGTGGCGGCGGGGTGATCCCGGCCAGCGCGGCTTGCGCCCGCGCCGTGTCGATCTTCGCCGCTTCCGCAGGCGTGACCGGGGTGGTCGGCACTTGTGGCGTCGGCAGGGTTTTCTCCGGCACCGCGTCAGGCGGCACGATCACTTCCGATTCCGGCAGCAGCGTGTAGAAGTCATATTTCGGCTTCACGGGTGCCGTCGGGCTCGGCGCCGTCTTGTTGGCTTCGGCGATTTTGGTGGCCTTCTGCTGCTCCTGCTTGACGCGCTTGACGTCATCGCCCTTGCCCGGCTCCAGCTTCATCAGAATCACGACGAACGCACCGACCGCCAAGCCGATGGCCATCCACAGCCAGCCCGGAATCGGCTTCTTCGCCGGGGCCTGGTAGCGGCTGGCGCCGCGCTTGGGTGCAGGTTTTTTCTTGGCAGCCAACTTACATACGCTCCAGAGTTTCCAGGCCTAACAGTTCCAGGCCTTGCTTGAGGGTCCGTCCAGCCAGTGCGGCGAGGCGCAGGCGACTTTGCTTTTGGGCTTCGTCGTCGGCAGTGAGGATCGGGCAATTCTCGTAGAAGCTGGAGAACAGCCCCGCGACTTCATACAGATAGGTGCACAGGATGTGCGGCGTGCCTTTTTCGCCAACGCTGTTCAGTACTTCGCCGAATTGCGCGAGCTTGGCGGCCAGTTCCTGCTCATGGGGCGCTTCAAGGTTGATTTGGCCTTCGACTTCGCTGAAGTCCTTGCCCAGTTTGCGGAATACGCCGGCCACTCGGGTGTAGGCGTACAGCAGGTACGGCGCGGTGTTGCCTTCGAAGTTGAGCATCAGCTCGAAGTTGAAGCTGTAGTCGCTGGTGCGGTGTTTGGACAGGTCGGCGTATTTCACCGCGCCAATGCCCACTACGCGGGCAATGTTACGCAGGTCGGCCTCGGCCAGCTCCGGGTTCTTTTCCTTCACCAGGTTGTAGGCGCGTTCCTGGGCTTCGGTCAGCAGGTCGATCAGCTTCACGGTGCCGCCGTCGCGGGTCTTGAACGGGCGGCCATCGGCGCCGTTCATGGTGCCGAAGCCCATGTGTTCCATGTGCATCGGGTGGGTGATGAAACCCGCGCGACGCGCCACTTCGAACACTTGCTGGAAGTGCAGGGCCTGGCGCTGGTCAACGAAGTACAGGGCGCGGTCGGCTTTCAGTACGCCGCTGCGGTAGCGCACGGCCGCGAGGTCAGTGGTGGCGTAGAGGTAGCCGCCATCGGCCTTGACGATGATCACCGGCAGCGGCTCGCCGTCGGCGGTCTTGAATTCTTCGAGGAACACGCACTGCGCGCCGTTGCTTTCAACCAGCAGGCCCTTGGCCTTGAGGTCGTTGACCACGTTGATCAGGTCGTCGTTGTAGGCACTTTCGCCCATCACGTCGGCCATGGTCAGCTTGACGTTGAGCAGCTCATAGATTTCCTGGCAGTGGGACAGGGAGATCTCACGGAAGCGGTTCCACAGCGCCAGGCATTCTTCGTCGCCGGCCTGCAACTTGACCACCAGGCCACGGGCGCGATCGGCGAACTCTTCGGATTCGTCGAAGCGCTTCTTCGCGGCGCGGTAGAAGTTTTCCAGGTCCGACAGCTCGTTGCTGGTGATCGGATTTTCCTGCAGGTAGGCCATCAACATGCCGAACTGGGTGCCCCAGTCGCCCACGTGGTTCTGACGGATCACGGTGTCGCCGAGGAATTCCAGCACCCGCGCCACACCGTCGCCGATGATGGTGGAGCGCAGGTGGCCCACGTGCATCTCTTTGGCCAGGTTCGGTGCCGACAGGTCAATGGCTACGCGCTCGAGCGGGCCGGCCTTGCGCACGCCGATTTTGGCGTCTGCCAGGGCCGCGTCCAGGCGCGAGGCCAGAGCCTGCGTGTTCTGGAAAAAGTTGATGAAGCCTGGGCCGGCGATTTCGGCCTTGGTCACGCTGTCGTCGGCCGGCAGCGCGGCGATGATTTTTTCCGCGAGGTCGCGCGGTTTCATGCCCGCAGGCTTGGCCAGCATCATGGCGATGTTGCTGGCGAAGTCGCCGTGGGTTTTATCGCGGGTGTTTTCCACCTGGATCGCCGGCGTCAGGCCTTCAGGCAACACACCTTCGTTGACGAGTTGGGTGATGGCTTGTTGGATCAGCTGGCGAATGGTGTCTTTCATGGTGTTCTCTTTCGACCGCAAGCGGCGGCGCGCGATGCGCAGGTGGAAAAACTGGGCATTATCCGTGGCGAGGGCGGGCTTGCCAACCGTTCAGACCAGATGGCAGACCTGCGGGCCTCATCGCGGGCAAGCCCGCTCCCACATTTTGCTGGGTGAATACTTTTACATGTGGGAGCTGGCTTGCCTGCGATAAGGCAATTTCTATCAATACAAGTCCACCGGGTCCACATCCAGCGACCATCGCACCTGCCGGCCACTGGGCATTTGCTCCAGCGCAAGCAACCAGCTACTTAACAGCCGATGCAGCGGCGCGCGGGAGGTTGCCTGCAAGAGTAGCTGAGCGCGATAACGCCCGGCGCGGCGTTCCATGGGCGCGGGCACCGGTCCGAGCAATTCGATGCCGTTAAGGCCCAGTTCGCCCAGCAAACCCTCGGCGGCGCTGCAGGCCTCATCCAGAAACCCTTCGGCCTGCCCCGGTTTGTGAGCTTCGGCACGCAGCAGGGCCAGGTGCGAGAAGGGTGGCAAACCGGCGGAACGACGTTCGCTCAACGCTTGTTCGGCGAAGGCAAAGTAGCCTTGTTCTGTCAGTTGAATCAGCAGCGGATGGTCGGCCAGGTGCGTCTGGATAATCACTTTGCCCGGCTCTTCGGCACGCCCGGCGCGGCCTGCGACCTGCACGATCAGTTGCGCCATGCGCTCGCTGGCGCGGAAATCACCGGAAAACAGGCCGCCGTCGGCATCCAGAATCGACACCAGCGTCACCCGTGGAAAGTGGTGCCCTTTGGCAAGCATCTGTGTGCCGATGAGGATGCACGGCTGGCCTTTCTGAATCGTGGCGAACAGTTGGTTCATTGCGTCTTTGCGCGAGGTGCTGTCGCGGTCGACCCGCAATACCGGGTAATCCGGGAACAGAATGCCCAGGCGTTCTTCGGCGCGCTCGGTGCCCGCGCCCACGGGGCGCAAGTCGACTTTTCCGCACTGCGGGCAGTGGCGCGGCGTGCGCTCTACATGGCCGCAATGGTGGCAGCGCAACTCGCCATGGCGCTGGTGCACGGTCATGCGCGCGTCGCAGCGTTCGCACTCGGACATCCAGCCGCAGTCGTGGCACAGCAGCGTCGGCGCAAAGCCTCGGCGGTTGAGAAACACCAGGACTTGCTGGCCGGC from Pseudomonas tolaasii NCPPB 2192 includes the following:
- a CDS encoding SPOR domain-containing protein; this translates as MAAKKKPAPKRGASRYQAPAKKPIPGWLWMAIGLAVGAFVVILMKLEPGKGDDVKRVKQEQQKATKIAEANKTAPSPTAPVKPKYDFYTLLPESEVIVPPDAVPEKTLPTPQVPTTPVTPAEAAKIDTARAQAALAGITPPPPPPVATTKAAPVTKFFLQAGSFPKQADADRVRAQIILLGQAVTVESGTVKDATWYRVLVGPFSNREQLTVAQKQLAGAGFSNLLLQQRQSR
- the argS gene encoding arginine--tRNA ligase, whose protein sequence is MKDTIRQLIQQAITQLVNEGVLPEGLTPAIQVENTRDKTHGDFASNIAMMLAKPAGMKPRDLAEKIIAALPADDSVTKAEIAGPGFINFFQNTQALASRLDAALADAKIGVRKAGPLERVAIDLSAPNLAKEMHVGHLRSTIIGDGVARVLEFLGDTVIRQNHVGDWGTQFGMLMAYLQENPITSNELSDLENFYRAAKKRFDESEEFADRARGLVVKLQAGDEECLALWNRFREISLSHCQEIYELLNVKLTMADVMGESAYNDDLINVVNDLKAKGLLVESNGAQCVFLEEFKTADGEPLPVIIVKADGGYLYATTDLAAVRYRSGVLKADRALYFVDQRQALHFQQVFEVARRAGFITHPMHMEHMGFGTMNGADGRPFKTRDGGTVKLIDLLTEAQERAYNLVKEKNPELAEADLRNIARVVGIGAVKYADLSKHRTSDYSFNFELMLNFEGNTAPYLLYAYTRVAGVFRKLGKDFSEVEGQINLEAPHEQELAAKLAQFGEVLNSVGEKGTPHILCTYLYEVAGLFSSFYENCPILTADDEAQKQSRLRLAALAGRTLKQGLELLGLETLERM
- the hslV gene encoding ATP-dependent protease subunit HslV, coding for MTTIVSVRRHGKVVMGGDGQVSLGNTVMKGNAKKVRRLYHGQVLAGFAGATADAFTLFERFEGQLEKHQGHLVRAAVELAKEWRTDRSLSRLEAMLAVANKDASLIITGNGDVVEPEHGLIAMGSGGGYAQAAASALLKKTDLSAREIVETALGIAGDICVFTNHNLTIEEQDLAE
- the hslU gene encoding ATP-dependent protease ATPase subunit HslU, which translates into the protein MSMTPREIVHELNRHIIGQDDAKRAVAIALRNRWRRMQLPEELRVEVTPKNILMIGPTGVGKTEIARRLAKLANAPFIKVEATKFTEVGYVGRDVESIIRDLADAALKMLREQEVTKVSHRAEDAAEERILDALLPPARMGFNEDAAPASDSNTRQLFRKRLREGQLDDKEIEIEVAEAASVDISAPPGMEEMTSQLQNLFSNMGKGKKKSRKLKVKDALKLVRDEEAGRLVNEEELKAKALEAVEQHGIVFIDEIDKVAKRGNSGGVDVSREGVQRDLLPLIEGCTVNTKLGMVKTDHILFIASGAFHLSKPSDLVPELQGRLPIRVELKALTPGDFERILSEPHASLTEQYRELLKTEGLGIEFQPDGIKRLAEIAWQVNEKTENIGARRLHTLLERLLEEVSFSAGDMAGAQNGEAIKIDADYVNSHLGELAQNEDLSRYIL